One genomic window of Coffea eugenioides isolate CCC68of chromosome 1, Ceug_1.0, whole genome shotgun sequence includes the following:
- the LOC113764202 gene encoding F-box/WD-40 repeat-containing protein At5g21040 → MAFECQKDTGICLKKDLADFSDNFADQEVDTDQIITSNNQKKVIFEFGKVKPKSSFHAKGGNSSSTSESLVPAAEVLPNSCRSITDLPQALISEILNCLDPKELGIVSCVSKFLYWLASEHDVWKEFYCERWGHPITPALELEDTDERSWKELFVEREFRSKTFLGRYSIDALYGHTEAVRTVFVLASKKLIFTSGYDQIVRMWNMEEGLSIASSRPLGCTIRAVAADARLLVAGGTDGFIHGWRTEDGNPHLFDLKAQNQNLEFRLWEHEGPITCVALDFTRIYSGSWDMTVRIWDRSTLKCLNVLVHSDWVWSLVPHESTVATAAGSDVYIWDINTGMQLAVINNAHVGNSYSLARSHTGKLLFTGGEDGAIHMFEVTTNLGCKVQKIAKWIPHTGPVFSLAFEFPWLVSASSDGKLSLIDVRKLLKMSRDSLTEKSSKVVHLDEKNVEPPQRMLHGFGSNLFSVDVGPDRIVCGGEEGVVRIWNFSQALEIEKRVRALRGLRLENRMRRRKLQTEMSSKTGRSDQCSVAAKKNQIGGDRNSWHNRRRVSGKLKA, encoded by the coding sequence atggcatttgaatGCCAAAAGGATACTGGGATTTGTTTGAAAAAGGATTTAGCGGATTTTTCAGATAATTTTGCTGATCAAGAAGTTGATACTGATCAAATAATTACATCTAACAATCAAAAGAAAGTCATATTTGAGTTTGGAAAAGTAAAACCCAAATCAAGTTTTCATGCAAAAGGTGGGAACTCGAGCTCAACTAGCGAAAGTTTGGTGCCTGCTGCTGAGGTTTTGCCAAATTCGTGTCGGTCGATTACTGATCTTCCTCAAGCCTTGATATCTGAAATCCTCAACTGCTTAGACCCTAAGGAGCTTGGGATTGTTTCTTGTGTTAGTAAATTCTTGTATTGGCTTGCATCTGAGCATGATGTGTGGAAGGAGTTCTATTGTGAGAGGTGGGGGCATCCGATAACTCCAGCCTTAGAGCTGGAGGATACAGATGAGAGGTCGTGGAAGGAGCTCTTCGTGGAGAGGGAGTTTCGTAGTAAAACATTTCTGGGGCGTTATAGTATTGATGCGCTGTATGGGCACACGGAAGCTGTGAGAACTGTGTTTGTTCTGGCATCGAAGAAACTTATTTTTACGTCAGGGTATGATCAGATAGTGCGGATGTGGAACATGGAAGAAGGGTTGTCTATTGCATCGTCCCGCCCTCTTGGCTGCACAATTCGTGCTGTTGCTGCTGATGCAAGACTCTTGGTAGCTGGTGGAACAGATGGATTTATACATGGGTGGAGGACAGAGGATGGAAATCCTCATCTGTTTGACCTGAAGGCTCAAAACCAAAACTTGGAATTCCGTCTTTGGGAGCATGAAGGGCCAATTACATGTGTTGCGTTGGATTTTACTAGGATTTATAGTGGTTCTTGGGATATGACAGTACGTATTTGGGATCGATCTACTTTGAAATGTCTGAATGTTCTGGTGCATAGTGACTGGGTTTGGAGCCTTGTTCCTCATGAAAGTACTGTGGCAACTGCTGCAGGTTCAGATGTTTATATCTGGGACATTAATACAGGGATGCAACTTGCTGTTATCAACAATGCTCATGTTGGGAATTCTTATTCTTTGGCACGAAGTCACACTGGAAAGCTGTTATTTACAGGAGGTGAAGATGGAGCCATTCATATGTTTGAGGTTACTACTAATTTGGGTTGTAAGGTTCAGAAGATCGCAAAATGGATTCCTCACACTGGTCCTGTTTTTTCTCTTGCATTTGAGTTCCCTTGGCTTGTTTCAGCATCTAGTGATGGGAAGCTCTCACTGATTGATGTCAGAAAGCTTTTGAAGATGAGCAGGGATTCGTTGACTGAAAAATCTTCCAAGGTTGTTCACCTGGATGAGAAAAATGTAGAGCCTCCACAGAGGATGCTTCATGGATTCGGGAGTAATTTGTTCTCAGTGGATGTTGGTCCTGATCGTATCGTTTGCGGAGGTGAAGAAGGTGTTGTCAGGATCTGGAACTTCTCTCAAGCATTGGAGATTGAGAAGAGGGTACGTGCGTTGCGAGGCTTAAGATTGGAAAACAGAATGAGGAGGCGTAAGCTCCAGACTGAAATGAGTTCAAAAACTGGCCGGAGTGACCAATGTTCAGTTGCAGCTAAGAAAAATCAAATTGGCGGTGACAGGAATAGCTGGCACAACAGGCGTAGGGTGAGTGGGAAATTGAAGGCTTGA
- the LOC113781953 gene encoding nuclear intron maturase 1, mitochondrial-like, which produces MLLRTKLKHLTYKHIIPLIRSLSYLNPQPQVSQQQQPSSLRRQQDPYSLLKEEPIQILADLWVKTFSQRQQPKPFTNLTGFLSKFDLWVLAYQRTCAHVSGTFPPRNALHSDVLCDVLSLRNAVVRNKFSWHCKTHQFIRGPNEKPLTNLLSRRQLNPILTSKNPPFQDRVVQEVLFMILEPVFDPRFSSKSHAFRPGRNVHTVIRTLRSNFAGYLWFLRGDLSPILDEVDVNVVMRCIENAVKDKKVLNLIKSGLKGAVNNCLTDVECEGKMKKSKRKKGRTKKRILSENEPKPDPYWLRTFFNFAPEEAAKVPNYGYCGILSPLLANVCLNELDQMMEEKIIEFFKPCEQDSIWKYSIEDGSHNPSWPEFVPSGGKEKTRKMDYVRFGGHFLIGIRGTREEAVGIRKDIIEFCENNFGIRLDNSKFEIEHITRGIDFLDHTLCRRIIYPTLRYTGTGGKIVSEKGVGTLLSVTASLQQCIRQFRRLEFVKGDRDPEPLPCTPMLYSGQAHTNSQMNKFLETMADWYRYADNRKKIVGFCAYVIRSSLAKLYAARYRLKSRAKVYKIATRDLSRPLRESSNNSAPEYSDLLRMGLVDAIDGVQFSRMSLIPSCDYSPFPRNWIPDHEKVLHEYINLQDPKFFYELQKSLKQQVLSSPQDDMSEIVWSCKTLGIQNYCLNGATEVHDASPTVRR; this is translated from the coding sequence ATGTTACTGAGAACAAAACTCAAACACCTCACCTACAAACACATAATCCCCCTTATCCGCTCGCTCTCTTACCTCAATCCTCAGCCTCAGGTGTCCCAGCAGCAGCAGCCTTCTTCTCTACGGCGACAACAAGATCCATACTCCCTCCTAAAAGAAGAACCGATTCAAATCCTCGCGGACCTCTGGGTCAAAACGTTCTCCCAACGGCAACAACCAAAGCCCTTCACCAACCTCACTGGTTTCCTCTCAAAATTCGATCTCTGGGTCCTCGCTTACCAGAGAACTTGCGCCCACGTAAGCGGCACATTCCCACCTCGTAATGCTCTTCACTCGGATGTTCTGTGCGACGTGTTGTCACTGAGAAACGCCGTGGTTCGTAACAAGTTTTCATGGCACTGCAAGACGCATCAGTTTATTCGTGGCCCCAATGAAAAACCCCTCACCAACTTACTCTCGAGACGCCAACTGAACCCAATTTTGACGTCCAAGAATCCACCGTTTCAAGATCGTGTTGTGCAGGAGGTACTCTTCATGATTCTGGAACCCGTTTTTGATCCACGGTTTTCATCCAAATCACATGCTTTTAGGCCTGGGAGGAATGTGCATACGGTTATTAGGACTCTTAGGAGTAACTTTGCAGGATACTTGTGGTTTTTGAGGGGCGATTTAAGTCCAATTCTTGATGAGGTTGATGTGAATGTGGTAATGCGATGCATTGAAAATGCTGTCAAAGATAAGAAAGTTCTGAACTTGATAAAATCTGGGTTAAAAGGCGCTGTAAATAACTGTTTAACTGATGTTGAATGTGAAGGGAAAATGAAGAAGAGCAAGAGGAAAAAAGGGCGGACAAAGAAGAGAATCTTGAGTGAGAATGAGCCAAAGCCAGACCCGTATTGGTTGAGAACGTTTTTCAATTTTGCACCTGAGGAGGCTGCAAAGGTGCCGAACTATGGATATTGCGGGATACTTAGTCCTTTGCTGGCTAATGTGTGTCTGAATGAGCTTGATCAAATGATGGAAGAGAAGATAATTGAGTTCTTTAAGCCCTGTGAACAAGATTCCATATGGAAGTACTCGATAGAAGATGGCTCTCATAACCCTTCTTGGCCGGAGTTCGTTCCATCTGGTGGGAAGGAGAAGACGAGGAAGATGGATTACGTTAGATTTGGGGGTCATTTTCTAATTGGGATTCGGGGAACTAGAGAGGAAGCAGTGGGAATTAGGAAGGATATAATTGAGTTTTGTGAAAACAATTTTGGCATAAGGCTAGACAATTCCAAATTTGAGATTGAGCATATTACTAGGGGAATTGATTTTTTGGATCACACACTGTGTCGTAGGATCATATATCCTACTCTTCGTTACACTGGGACAGGTGGAAAGATAGTCAGTGAGAAAGGTGTAGGAACTCTGCTTTCAGTCACAGCTAGTTTGCAGCAGTGCATTCGTCAATTTAGAAGGCTCGAGTTTGTGAAAGGTGATAGGGACCCAGAGCCACTCCCTTGCACCCCAATGCTTTATTCGGGACAAGCTCATACTAATTCTCAAATGAACAAGTTCCTTGAGACCATGGCAGACTGGTATAGATATGCAGATAACAGAAAGAAAATTGTTGGGTTTTGTGCTTATGTCATTCGAAGTTCTCTTGCTAAACTTTATGCTGCCAGGTATAGATTGAAATCTCGTGCCAAAGTCTACAAGATTGCTACACGTGATCTTAGTCGTCCTTTGAGGGAGAGTAGTAATAACTCTGCACCTGAGTATTCAGATCTTTTGAGGATGGGGCTTGTTGATGCTATTGATGGTGTACAATTTTCTCGCATGTCTTTGATTCCTTCATGTGATTACAGTCCATTCCCTAGGAATTGGATCCCAGACCATGAGAAAGTGTTGCATGAATATATCAACTTACAAGATCCGAAGTTCTTTTATGAACTgcaaaaatcactcaagcaACAAGTTCTATCATCACCCCAAGATGACATGTCTGAGATTGTGTGGAGTTGCAAGACACTTGGTATCCAAAACTACTGCCTTAATGGTGCGACAGAGGTGCATGATGCTTCTCCAACAGTTAGAAGGTGA